In the Malania oleifera isolate guangnan ecotype guangnan chromosome 1, ASM2987363v1, whole genome shotgun sequence genome, one interval contains:
- the LOC131152993 gene encoding large ribosomal subunit protein uL1, giving the protein MSKLQSDAVREAISQISGDVKEKKRNFTETIELQIGLKNYDPQKDKRFSGSVKLPHIPRPKMRVCMLGDAQHVEEAEKIGLDYMDVEGLKKLNKNKKLVKKLAKKYHAFLASESVIKQIPRLLGPGLNKAGKFPTLVTHQESLESKVNETKAMVKFQLKKVLCMGVAVGNCSMEEKQIFQNVQLSVNFLVSLLKKNWQNVRCLYLKSTMGKPYRIF; this is encoded by the exons ATGAG CAAGCTGCAAAGTGATGCAGTGAGAGAAGCTATCTCCCAGATCTCCGGAGATGTGAAGGAGAAAAAGCGCAACTTTACTGAAACTATTGAGCTCCAGATTGGATTGAAAAATTATGATCCTCAGAAGGACAAGCGTTTCAGTGGCTCAGTCAAGCTGCCACATATCCCTCGCCCCAAGATGAGGGTCTGCATGCTTGGTGATGCTCAGCATGTGGAAGAG GCTGAAAAGATTGGGTTGGATTACATGGATGTAGAAGGTCTGAAGAAGCTCAATAAAAACAAGAAGCTTGTTAAGAAGCTTGCTAAGAAGTATCATGCTTTTCTTGCTTCTGAATCTGTCATCAAGCAGATACCTCGGCTTTTGGGTCCTGGTCTCAACAAGGCAG GGAAGTTTCCCACACTGGTAACTCACCAGGAATCCCTGGAGTCGAAAGTTAATGAAACTAAAGCCATGGTGAAGTTTCAACTCAAGAAGGTTCTTTGTATGGGTGTTGCTGTGGGGAACTGCAGCATGGAGGAGAAGCAAATTTTTCAGAACGTGCAACTAAGTGTGAATTTCCTTGTTTCATTGTTGAAGAAAAATTGGCAGAAT GTGAGGTGCTTGTACCTGAAGAGTACAATGGGGAAGCCATATCGCATCTTCTAA